In Acidovorax sp. 106, the following proteins share a genomic window:
- a CDS encoding fatty acid desaturase codes for MDATDQPINQRFVQRLVDDLRTPKASIFFGDLIASAGLGWLLFANALGPWNGFFRGMSFVVAAFLLYRALAFIHELFHQQSMAKFRFVWHVLAGVPLLIPFLLYLPIHQNHHSSKAYGTKEDGEYEHFKGRARLAIAKLFALNLALPLALWVRFALLTPLAVLHSPIRTQMIPEFVHLALRLPFRAADIKESSRAEAFAIEWMCAVFSWGLVCLCVLGYGEVVLLWAALVILIATLNTIRTLGATHLYVEGAEGRNAREQMLDSTNLDSRSPLALLLCPVGLRFHALHHIAPYLPYHALPEAHHRLMQALPQGSEYHQLTVPSFSQGLQRLWRATSERS; via the coding sequence ATGGATGCAACCGATCAACCCATAAATCAGCGATTCGTGCAGCGGCTGGTGGACGATCTGCGCACGCCGAAAGCCAGCATTTTTTTCGGGGATCTGATCGCCAGCGCTGGGCTGGGGTGGCTACTTTTCGCCAATGCGCTGGGCCCATGGAATGGGTTCTTTCGAGGCATGAGCTTTGTCGTTGCGGCATTCCTGCTCTACCGAGCCTTGGCCTTCATCCACGAATTGTTCCATCAGCAGTCCATGGCGAAATTTAGGTTCGTGTGGCATGTCCTTGCCGGTGTTCCCCTGCTGATCCCTTTTTTGCTGTATTTGCCCATTCACCAGAATCACCACAGCAGCAAAGCATATGGAACCAAAGAGGACGGCGAGTATGAGCACTTCAAAGGGCGGGCACGGCTTGCAATTGCCAAGCTGTTTGCGCTGAATTTGGCACTGCCTTTGGCACTGTGGGTCCGCTTTGCTTTACTGACGCCTTTGGCCGTGTTGCACTCGCCCATTCGTACGCAGATGATCCCCGAGTTCGTTCACTTGGCCTTGCGCCTGCCCTTCCGCGCCGCCGACATCAAGGAAAGTTCGCGGGCCGAGGCGTTTGCTATCGAATGGATGTGTGCCGTTTTCAGCTGGGGCTTGGTTTGTCTGTGTGTTCTGGGTTACGGCGAGGTGGTATTGCTTTGGGCGGCCCTGGTCATACTGATTGCGACGCTGAACACCATCCGCACATTGGGAGCGACCCATCTCTACGTTGAGGGAGCGGAAGGACGGAATGCACGCGAACAGATGCTGGACTCGACCAACCTAGACTCTCGCAGTCCCCTCGCTTTGCTGCTGTGTCCCGTGGGGCTGCGCTTTCATGCGTTGCACCATATCGCGCCTTACCTGCCCTACCATGCGCTGCCTGAAGCGCACCACCGTTTGATGCAGGCGCTACCACAAGGCTCCGAGTACCATCAATTGACCGTACCGTCATTCAGCCAAGGCCTGCAACGGCTGTGGCGCGCTACGTCAGAACGAAGCTAG
- the kdpC gene encoding potassium-transporting ATPase subunit KdpC gives MPIRIPRDDVPASPGGLLRPALTLFVVLSIVTGLLYPLAVTGVAQTAFPHQANGSLITQGGKTVGSELIGQSFTEPGHFWGRPSATAPMPYNAAASGGSNLGPTNPALADAVKARIEALRAADPGNTQPVPVDLVTASASGLDPQISPAAANYQAARVAKARGLPLAQVQTLVQQHTEGPWLGLLGEPRVNVLALNLALDALPK, from the coding sequence ATGCCTATCCGTATCCCCCGCGACGACGTGCCCGCCAGCCCTGGCGGCCTGCTGCGCCCCGCCCTCACGCTGTTTGTTGTGCTGTCCATCGTCACCGGCCTGCTGTACCCGCTGGCCGTGACGGGCGTGGCACAAACGGCCTTCCCACACCAAGCCAATGGCAGCTTGATCACCCAGGGTGGCAAGACGGTGGGCTCCGAGCTGATCGGCCAGTCGTTCACCGAGCCCGGCCACTTCTGGGGCCGCCCGTCGGCCACAGCACCCATGCCCTACAACGCAGCGGCATCGGGTGGCTCCAACCTGGGCCCCACCAACCCGGCGCTGGCAGATGCCGTCAAGGCCCGCATCGAGGCCCTGCGCGCTGCCGACCCCGGCAACACCCAACCCGTGCCCGTGGACTTGGTCACCGCATCGGCCAGCGGGCTGGACCCGCAGATCAGCCCCGCCGCTGCCAACTACCAGGCAGCCCGCGTGGCAAAGGCCCGTGGCCTGCCACTGGCGCAGGTGCAAACCCTGGTGCAGCAGCACACCGAAGGCCCCTGGCTGGGCCTGTTGGGCGAGCCGCGTGTGAACGTGCTGGCCTTGAACCTGGCGCTCGATGCGCTACCAAAATAA
- a CDS encoding response regulator, with product MTDLPTHILIVEDEADIRRFVRLTLESEGHTVHEAATLQRGLIEAGTRRPDLVVLDLGLPDGDGADLIRDLRTWSAMPIIVLSARSAEASKIAALDAGADDYLVKPFGSGELMARVRAQLRRSQRASGAETTPVIQFGPITVDLARRTVERRTGGDGKSSEALHLTPIEYKLLTHLASQPDRVITHAQLLKAVWGPGHAEDTHYVRVHMANLRKKVENNASMPRHLRTEAGIGYRFVP from the coding sequence ATGACCGATCTGCCCACCCACATCCTCATCGTCGAAGACGAAGCCGATATCCGCCGCTTTGTGCGCCTGACGCTGGAGAGTGAAGGTCACACCGTGCACGAAGCCGCCACCCTGCAGCGCGGCCTGATCGAGGCGGGCACGCGCCGCCCCGACTTGGTGGTGCTGGACCTGGGCCTGCCCGATGGCGACGGCGCGGACCTGATCCGCGACCTGCGCACCTGGTCGGCCATGCCCATCATCGTGCTCTCGGCCCGCAGCGCCGAGGCCAGCAAGATCGCCGCGCTGGATGCCGGGGCCGACGACTACCTGGTCAAGCCCTTTGGCTCCGGCGAGCTGATGGCCCGCGTGCGCGCCCAGTTGCGGCGCAGCCAGCGCGCATCCGGCGCCGAGACCACACCCGTCATCCAGTTCGGCCCCATCACCGTGGACCTGGCCCGCCGCACGGTGGAGCGCCGCACGGGGGGCGATGGCAAAAGCAGCGAGGCCCTGCACCTCACGCCCATCGAATACAAGCTGCTCACGCACCTCGCATCCCAGCCCGACCGCGTCATTACCCACGCCCAGCTGCTCAAAGCCGTGTGGGGCCCAGGCCACGCAGAAGACACGCACTACGTGCGCGTGCACATGGCCAACCTGCGCAAGAAGGTGGAGAACAACGCCTCGATGCCCCGACATTTGCGGACCGAGGCGGGCATCGGGTACCGCTTCGTACCCTGA
- the kdpB gene encoding potassium-transporting ATPase subunit KdpB, translating to MTRKTLTLFDPALVRPALLEAFKKLDPRVQWRNPVMFVVYVGSAFTTALAASKPEGFTAAVALWLWFTVLFANFAEAMAEGRSKAQAASLRGLKKQTWAKKLDGQFDRTTPRTEMTWLPLEAANLRKGDVVLVEAGDIIPADGEVIDGVASVDESAITGESAPVIRESGGDFSAVTGGTRVLSDWIVVRVAVNPGETFVDRMIAMVENAKRHKTPNEIALTILLVALTIVFLGVVVTLLPFSLFSVQASGAGEPVSLVVLVALLVCLIPTTIAGLLSAIGVAGMSRMMQANVIATSGRAVEAAGDVDVLLLDKTGTITLGNRQASQFVSAPGVTDAALADAAQLASLADETPEGRSIVVLAKQKFNLRERDLASLQAAFVPFTAQTRMSGVDLPGPRLLRKGAADAIRKHVEALGGRFPTAVQTAVDDVSRRGSTPLVVADGAHVLGVVELKDVVKGGIKERFAELRRMGIKTVMVTGDNRLTAAAIAAEAGVDDFLAEATPEAKLQLIRSYQANGQLVAMTGDGTNDAPALAQADVAVAMNTGTQAAKEAGNMVDLDSNPTKLIEIVETGKQMLMTRGSLTTFSIANDIAKYFAIIPAAFVTTYPQLSALNFMHLASPSSAILSTVVFNALIIIFLIPLALKGVAYRAVGAAALLRRNLAIYGLGGMVVPFIGIKLIDMVLAAAGLT from the coding sequence ATGACTCGCAAAACATTGACCCTGTTCGACCCCGCCCTGGTACGCCCTGCGCTGCTGGAGGCTTTCAAGAAGCTGGACCCGCGCGTGCAATGGCGCAACCCGGTGATGTTTGTGGTGTACGTAGGCAGCGCCTTCACCACCGCACTAGCGGCCAGCAAGCCCGAGGGCTTCACCGCAGCCGTGGCGCTGTGGCTGTGGTTCACGGTGCTGTTCGCCAACTTTGCCGAGGCCATGGCCGAAGGCCGCAGCAAGGCCCAGGCAGCCTCGCTGCGCGGCCTGAAAAAGCAGACCTGGGCCAAAAAGCTAGACGGCCAGTTTGACCGCACCACCCCACGCACCGAAATGACCTGGCTGCCGCTGGAGGCCGCCAACCTGCGCAAGGGCGACGTGGTGCTGGTGGAAGCCGGTGACATCATCCCTGCCGATGGCGAGGTGATCGACGGCGTCGCATCGGTGGACGAGAGCGCCATCACGGGCGAGTCCGCCCCCGTGATCCGCGAATCCGGCGGCGACTTCTCGGCCGTGACGGGCGGCACCCGCGTGCTGTCCGACTGGATCGTGGTGCGCGTGGCCGTAAACCCCGGTGAGACCTTTGTGGACCGCATGATCGCCATGGTCGAGAACGCCAAGCGCCACAAGACACCCAACGAGATCGCGCTGACCATCCTGCTGGTGGCGCTGACCATCGTCTTCCTGGGTGTGGTGGTCACGCTGCTGCCGTTCTCGCTGTTCAGCGTGCAGGCCAGCGGAGCGGGCGAGCCTGTGAGCCTGGTCGTGCTGGTGGCCCTGCTGGTGTGCCTGATTCCGACCACCATCGCGGGCCTGCTCAGCGCCATTGGTGTGGCGGGCATGAGCCGCATGATGCAGGCCAATGTGATCGCCACCTCGGGCCGCGCGGTGGAGGCTGCGGGCGATGTGGACGTGCTGCTGCTGGACAAGACCGGCACCATCACCCTGGGCAACCGGCAGGCCAGCCAGTTCGTGTCTGCCCCTGGCGTGACCGATGCCGCATTGGCCGACGCCGCCCAGCTTGCATCGCTGGCCGACGAAACCCCCGAAGGCCGCAGCATCGTGGTGCTGGCCAAGCAGAAGTTCAACTTGCGCGAGCGTGACCTTGCCAGTCTGCAGGCCGCGTTTGTACCCTTCACTGCGCAAACGCGCATGAGTGGCGTCGACTTGCCCGGCCCCCGCCTGCTGCGCAAGGGCGCGGCCGATGCCATCCGCAAGCATGTGGAGGCCCTGGGCGGGCGCTTCCCCACCGCCGTGCAGACGGCGGTGGACGATGTATCGCGCCGTGGCAGCACGCCGCTGGTGGTGGCCGATGGCGCCCATGTGCTGGGCGTGGTGGAGCTCAAAGACGTGGTCAAGGGCGGCATCAAGGAGCGCTTTGCCGAGCTGCGCCGCATGGGCATCAAGACCGTGATGGTGACGGGCGACAACCGCCTGACAGCCGCCGCGATTGCTGCCGAGGCGGGAGTGGACGACTTTCTGGCCGAGGCCACGCCCGAGGCCAAGCTGCAGCTCATCCGCAGCTACCAGGCCAATGGCCAACTGGTGGCCATGACGGGCGACGGCACCAACGACGCCCCCGCCCTGGCCCAGGCCGACGTGGCCGTGGCCATGAACACAGGCACCCAAGCCGCCAAGGAGGCGGGCAACATGGTGGACCTGGACAGCAACCCCACCAAGCTCATCGAGATCGTGGAGACCGGAAAGCAGATGCTGATGACGCGCGGCTCGCTCACCACCTTCAGCATTGCCAACGACATCGCCAAATACTTCGCCATCATCCCGGCGGCGTTTGTCACCACCTACCCGCAGCTGTCGGCGCTGAACTTCATGCACCTGGCCAGCCCCTCATCGGCCATTCTGTCCACCGTGGTGTTCAACGCGCTGATCATCATCTTTTTGATCCCGCTGGCCCTGAAGGGCGTGGCCTACCGCGCCGTGGGGGCCGCCGCGCTGCTGCGCCGCAACCTGGCCATCTACGGGCTGGGGGGCATGGTGGTGCCGTTCATTGGCATCAAGTTGATTGACATGGTGCTGGCTGCCGCAGGTCTGACCTGA
- the kdpF gene encoding K(+)-transporting ATPase subunit F — MSQGGRYGLDIFSDGRPALAGRLWLGQGLRTAATAGARGAVMTSGWMILAAMLAAGLLVYLIAVLLRPEDFS, encoded by the coding sequence ATGTCTCAAGGAGGACGCTATGGACTGGATATTTTTAGCGACGGCAGGCCTGCTCTGGCTGGCCGCCTGTGGCTTGGCCAAGGGTTGCGCACTGCTGCAACAGCAGGCGCAAGGGGGGCGGTCATGACCAGCGGCTGGATGATTCTGGCGGCCATGCTGGCTGCGGGCCTCTTGGTGTATCTGATCGCCGTGCTGCTGCGGCCGGAGGACTTTTCATGA
- a CDS encoding FAD-binding oxidoreductase, with protein sequence MSSIFINAGPYIEILSADEAQRLYGTDTGAADRRLAGALIVKNSAAIAKILEIANTTNTALWPISGGRNFGYGTSLPVQQDSFIVDLTQLKGIKLDIDTCTAEIEPGVTQGDLYKAFKEAAVSWMVPTTGAGPNGSILGNALDGGYGMNPICDHFDGITQVSGHWANGTPFQHPLAELDCTEVARGWKQGIGPNWLGLLHQASFGIVTKATIQLLPLAEASRIIVFEFNSDEQFKAAIPKIRNLSRNMPGLRSLICNSRIRAIATQAPGRLHPFVALPPKERAEKMEEAGKIEGLPPWLALGFLYGTTHAVSGALKDVRQHLSGVKIRSFSPQQVTFLERLARIVPLKKSLIRKLASLRDAVDLLQGRPNPKFLALAYALSSADSITEMTDKSHPAKDDCGVLWYAPIIPAKSESITHFLQKDVTEILYSYGFDSLLAVSLRNANIFTSTIPILFNKQDAEAANRAKACYRSLVEAGLQRGYPPYRLGIDYMDLLHTPSNNSENSTTQQLRKTFDPNKILAPGRYLK encoded by the coding sequence ATGAGCTCTATTTTCATTAATGCCGGTCCGTATATCGAAATCCTATCTGCAGACGAAGCCCAAAGACTCTACGGTACAGATACGGGTGCAGCAGATCGGCGCCTTGCGGGCGCGCTCATTGTGAAAAACAGTGCTGCCATCGCAAAAATATTAGAGATAGCGAATACAACAAACACCGCCCTCTGGCCTATTTCAGGGGGACGTAATTTTGGCTACGGCACCTCACTCCCTGTGCAGCAAGATTCCTTTATTGTTGACCTCACTCAATTAAAGGGAATCAAGCTGGATATAGACACTTGTACGGCGGAAATTGAACCCGGAGTGACACAGGGCGATCTGTACAAAGCCTTCAAGGAAGCCGCAGTTTCTTGGATGGTTCCGACCACTGGTGCGGGGCCCAACGGAAGTATTTTGGGAAACGCGCTGGACGGCGGTTATGGCATGAACCCAATTTGCGACCACTTTGATGGAATCACCCAGGTTTCCGGACATTGGGCGAATGGGACACCATTTCAGCATCCATTGGCTGAACTGGATTGCACTGAAGTTGCACGTGGCTGGAAGCAGGGAATAGGTCCCAATTGGCTGGGCTTACTGCACCAAGCAAGTTTTGGCATCGTAACAAAGGCCACCATCCAACTCCTCCCGCTTGCTGAAGCGTCACGAATTATTGTTTTCGAGTTCAACTCAGACGAGCAATTCAAGGCCGCCATTCCCAAAATTCGGAATTTAAGCCGAAATATGCCTGGCCTGCGCTCACTCATCTGCAACTCCCGTATCCGAGCTATCGCGACACAGGCCCCTGGTCGATTACACCCTTTTGTAGCATTACCCCCCAAGGAGCGAGCGGAGAAAATGGAGGAAGCAGGTAAGATAGAAGGCTTGCCTCCTTGGTTGGCGCTGGGATTTCTCTATGGAACCACCCACGCCGTATCAGGGGCATTAAAAGATGTACGGCAACACTTATCCGGCGTCAAGATTCGCTCTTTTTCTCCACAACAAGTCACCTTTCTGGAACGGTTAGCCAGAATCGTCCCGCTAAAAAAATCACTAATCCGCAAATTGGCATCATTACGCGATGCCGTAGACTTACTACAAGGCAGACCTAATCCAAAATTTTTGGCGCTAGCATACGCTTTAAGCTCTGCAGACAGCATCACCGAGATGACTGATAAAAGTCACCCTGCCAAAGACGACTGCGGAGTACTGTGGTATGCACCAATAATTCCAGCAAAATCGGAATCTATCACCCATTTTTTGCAGAAGGACGTCACGGAAATACTTTATAGCTATGGCTTTGATTCCCTCCTGGCAGTTTCACTCCGCAACGCTAATATTTTCACATCCACTATTCCTATACTATTTAATAAGCAAGATGCTGAGGCCGCTAATCGCGCTAAGGCGTGCTATCGCTCCTTGGTGGAAGCCGGTCTGCAGCGGGGCTACCCTCCTTACCGGTTGGGCATAGATTACATGGATTTACTTCATACGCCATCCAACAACTCAGAAAACAGCACCACACAACAATTAAGAAAAACTTTTGACCCTAACAAAATACTTGCGCCCGGAAGATATCTGAAATAA
- a CDS encoding DUF4118 domain-containing protein — protein MQDRPDPDALLQRIQQEQAQQQRGRLKVFFGACAGVGKTFAMLSAARAAQAQGLPVTIGVVETHGRADTDAQTAHLPRLPLRALTYKDRTLPEFDLDAALAWGAANPEGLVLLDELAHSNAPGSRHPKRWQDAEELLAAGIDVWSTMNVQHLESLNDIVSGITGIRVWETVPDQFFDAADEVVVVDLPPDELLARLKAGKVYLPQQAERAAANFFRKGNLLALRELALRRTADRVDDEMRAYRRASTTTPAAVWPNREALLACVGTGDNAEKVVRSCARLAAQLDLPWHAVHVETPEQQGQSATLHPQVERTLKIAQQLGAAACAVLPAAQPAQALVRYAREHNLVRVVMGRSARRWPWQATLAEQIGQRASDLDLLQVGTLPSRSDNTDRKATRARTAAPRTPFWPGYIAAALACCLAAVLATPLANVLELTNIVMLFLLVVVGVALRFGRGPAIMAAFLGVGFFDFFFVPPRFNFAVSDAQYVVTFAVMLVVALVVGQLTAGLKVQAEAATEREHRVRSLYDMARDLSAALLPEQVAEIGARFITGEFSAGSTLVVADDDNRLQVLPGGTAPVDMAVAQWAFERGEPAGRGTDTLHSSPTLVLPLKAPMRIRGVLVVAMPHDQVPGVEPRRLLQTCASLLAISLERIHYIDVAQKSTVQIESERLRNSLLSAISHDLRTPLASLVGLAESLAMVQPPLPAHQQELTGAIQQSAQRMSALVNNLLDMARLEAGAVQLNQAWQPLEEVVGSALAASAPAIAAHRIEVNLPGDLPLLQIDAVLMERVLVNLLENAAKYTPADTTIHIRAQAQSDAVALTITDEGPGLPKGREELLFEKFERGARESAMPGVGLGLAICRAIVQAHGGSIRGDTILNAQGQPAGARFTLLLPRGTPPTDLGDDADA, from the coding sequence ATGCAGGATCGCCCCGACCCCGACGCGCTGCTGCAGCGCATCCAGCAAGAGCAGGCCCAGCAGCAGCGTGGGCGGCTCAAGGTGTTCTTTGGCGCCTGCGCGGGGGTGGGCAAGACCTTTGCCATGCTGTCTGCCGCGCGGGCAGCACAGGCACAGGGCCTGCCCGTCACCATTGGCGTGGTCGAGACGCATGGCCGCGCCGACACCGACGCACAGACGGCCCACCTGCCCCGCCTGCCACTGCGCGCCCTGACCTACAAAGACCGCACCCTGCCCGAATTTGACCTGGACGCCGCCCTGGCCTGGGGGGCCGCGAACCCCGAGGGCCTGGTGCTGCTCGATGAGCTGGCCCACAGCAACGCACCGGGCTCGCGCCACCCCAAGCGCTGGCAAGACGCCGAAGAACTGCTGGCCGCAGGCATCGACGTGTGGTCCACCATGAACGTGCAGCACCTGGAGAGCCTGAACGACATCGTGAGCGGCATCACCGGCATCCGCGTGTGGGAGACGGTGCCCGACCAGTTTTTTGACGCCGCCGACGAAGTGGTGGTGGTGGACCTGCCGCCCGACGAGCTGCTAGCGCGCCTGAAGGCTGGCAAGGTCTACCTGCCCCAGCAGGCCGAGCGCGCCGCCGCCAACTTCTTTCGCAAAGGCAACCTGCTGGCCCTGCGCGAGCTGGCCCTTCGCCGCACCGCCGACCGGGTGGACGACGAAATGCGCGCCTACCGCCGCGCCAGCACCACCACGCCTGCCGCCGTGTGGCCCAACCGCGAGGCCCTGCTGGCCTGCGTGGGCACCGGCGACAACGCCGAAAAAGTGGTGCGCAGCTGCGCCCGCCTGGCCGCCCAGCTCGACCTGCCCTGGCACGCCGTGCATGTGGAAACACCCGAACAGCAAGGCCAGTCGGCCACCCTGCACCCGCAGGTGGAGCGCACGCTGAAAATCGCGCAGCAACTGGGCGCCGCCGCCTGCGCCGTGCTGCCCGCCGCCCAGCCTGCACAGGCCCTGGTGCGCTATGCGCGCGAACACAACCTGGTGCGCGTGGTGATGGGCCGCAGCGCCCGCCGCTGGCCGTGGCAAGCCACGTTGGCCGAACAGATCGGCCAACGCGCCAGCGACCTGGACCTGCTGCAGGTGGGCACACTGCCCAGTCGATCCGACAACACAGACCGCAAAGCCACCCGCGCCCGCACCGCAGCCCCACGCACACCGTTCTGGCCCGGCTACATTGCTGCGGCGCTGGCCTGCTGCCTGGCCGCCGTCTTGGCCACGCCGCTGGCCAATGTGCTGGAGCTGACCAACATCGTCATGCTGTTTTTGCTGGTGGTGGTGGGCGTGGCGCTGCGCTTTGGGCGCGGCCCAGCCATCATGGCGGCGTTCCTGGGGGTGGGGTTCTTTGACTTTTTCTTTGTGCCGCCCCGCTTCAACTTTGCGGTGAGCGATGCGCAATACGTCGTCACCTTCGCCGTCATGTTGGTGGTGGCCCTGGTGGTGGGCCAGCTCACCGCCGGGCTCAAGGTGCAGGCCGAGGCCGCCACCGAGCGCGAACACCGCGTGCGCAGCCTGTACGACATGGCACGGGACCTGTCTGCCGCGCTGCTGCCCGAACAGGTGGCCGAGATCGGGGCCCGTTTCATCACGGGCGAATTCAGTGCGGGCAGCACGCTGGTGGTTGCCGACGACGATAACCGCCTGCAGGTGCTGCCCGGAGGCACCGCCCCCGTGGACATGGCCGTGGCGCAATGGGCATTTGAGCGCGGCGAGCCCGCAGGCCGGGGCACGGACACCTTGCACTCCAGCCCCACGCTGGTGCTGCCCCTGAAGGCGCCCATGCGCATCCGTGGTGTGCTGGTGGTGGCCATGCCACACGACCAAGTGCCGGGCGTCGAGCCACGGCGCCTGCTGCAAACCTGCGCTTCGCTGCTCGCCATTTCGCTGGAGCGCATCCACTACATCGATGTGGCACAAAAGAGCACCGTGCAGATCGAGTCCGAGCGGCTGCGCAATTCGCTGCTCTCGGCCATCTCGCACGACCTGCGCACGCCGCTGGCCTCACTGGTGGGCCTGGCCGAATCGCTGGCCATGGTGCAGCCGCCCCTGCCCGCCCATCAACAAGAGCTGACCGGCGCCATCCAGCAATCCGCCCAGCGCATGAGCGCGCTGGTCAACAACCTGCTGGACATGGCCCGGCTGGAGGCCGGGGCCGTGCAGCTCAACCAAGCCTGGCAGCCGCTGGAAGAAGTGGTGGGCAGCGCCCTGGCTGCCAGCGCCCCCGCCATCGCAGCGCACCGCATCGAAGTGAACCTGCCGGGCGACCTGCCCCTGCTGCAGATCGACGCCGTGCTGATGGAGCGCGTGCTGGTCAACCTGCTGGAAAACGCCGCCAAGTACACCCCCGCAGACACCACCATCCACATCAGGGCGCAGGCCCAAAGCGATGCGGTGGCATTGACCATCACCGACGAAGGCCCGGGCCTGCCCAAAGGACGCGAAGAGCTGCTGTTTGAAAAGTTTGAGCGCGGCGCCCGCGAAAGCGCCATGCCCGGTGTGGGCCTGGGGCTTGCCATCTGCCGCGCCATCGTGCAGGCGCATGGCGGCAGCATCCGGGGCGATACCATCCTCAACGCCCAGGGTCAGCCAGCCGGAGCGCGCTTTACGCTGCTGCTGCCACGCGGCACACCGCCCACCGACCTGGGCGATGATGCCGACGCCTGA
- the kdpA gene encoding potassium-transporting ATPase subunit KdpA, with product MSTGAWLQLAVFMALLLALAWPLARYIDTVMAGRFALGRRLEGPLFKLAGVRPDEETGWLRYALGLLVFNGLGVLAVYALQRWQAVLPLNPQGMAAVSPDSAFNTAISFVTNTNWQGYGGESTMSYLTQMLALTVQNFLSAATGLVVVVALVRGFSRHSAQSIGNVWADLTRATLWVLLPLSLVLAVVFAGQGVIQNLSPYTEVQTLEPVHYDAPKLDSAGQPVLDAQGAPVTEPATQTTQTLAMGPVASQLAIKMLGTNGGGFFNANSAHPFENPSAASNLLQMLAIFLIPTALCLVFGRMVGDERQGWTILATMSLLFVVAVVAATAFEQQGNPLLASLGVDQAASVLQAGGNMEGKETRFGIATSALFAVITTAASCGAVIAMHDSFTPLGGMVPMVLMQMGEVVFGGVGSGLYGMLVFAIMAVFIAGLMIGRTPEYLGKKIETHEMKLVSIAILVTPLLVLLGTAVAVMSEAGRAGLANPGAHGFSEVLYALSSAANNNGSAFAGLSANTPFYNVLLAMAMWLGRFGVIVPVLAMAGSLAAKKRATATDGTLPTHGPLFVALLAGVVLLVGLLNYVPALALGPVVEHLGVMARAFVE from the coding sequence ATGAGCACCGGTGCCTGGCTGCAACTGGCGGTGTTCATGGCACTGCTGCTGGCGCTGGCTTGGCCGCTGGCGCGCTATATCGACACCGTGATGGCGGGCCGCTTTGCCCTGGGGCGGCGGCTGGAAGGGCCGCTGTTCAAGCTGGCTGGCGTGCGGCCCGACGAAGAGACCGGCTGGCTGCGCTACGCACTGGGCCTGCTGGTGTTCAACGGCCTGGGCGTGCTGGCCGTGTATGCGCTGCAGCGCTGGCAGGCGGTGTTGCCGCTCAATCCGCAGGGCATGGCTGCCGTGTCGCCGGACTCGGCCTTCAACACCGCCATCAGCTTTGTCACCAACACCAACTGGCAAGGCTATGGCGGTGAAAGCACCATGAGCTACCTCACGCAGATGCTGGCGCTAACGGTGCAGAACTTTCTGTCTGCCGCCACCGGTCTTGTCGTCGTGGTGGCGCTGGTGCGTGGCTTTTCGAGGCATTCTGCGCAGAGTATCGGCAACGTGTGGGCTGACCTGACCCGCGCCACGCTGTGGGTGCTGCTGCCGCTGTCGCTGGTGCTGGCCGTGGTGTTTGCGGGCCAGGGCGTGATCCAGAACCTGTCGCCTTACACCGAAGTGCAGACGCTGGAGCCTGTGCACTACGACGCCCCCAAGCTCGATAGCGCAGGCCAGCCGGTGCTGGACGCCCAGGGTGCCCCTGTGACGGAACCGGCCACACAAACCACCCAGACGCTGGCCATGGGCCCCGTGGCCTCACAGCTGGCCATCAAGATGCTGGGCACCAACGGCGGCGGCTTCTTCAACGCCAACTCGGCCCACCCGTTCGAGAACCCATCGGCCGCCAGCAACCTGCTGCAGATGCTGGCGATCTTTCTGATCCCCACCGCGCTGTGCCTGGTGTTTGGCCGCATGGTTGGCGATGAGCGCCAGGGCTGGACGATTCTGGCCACGATGAGCCTGCTCTTTGTAGTGGCCGTAGTGGCGGCTACGGCCTTCGAGCAGCAGGGCAACCCGCTGCTGGCCTCACTGGGCGTGGACCAGGCCGCCAGCGTCCTGCAGGCGGGCGGCAACATGGAAGGCAAGGAAACGCGTTTCGGCATCGCCACCTCGGCCCTGTTCGCCGTCATCACCACGGCTGCCAGCTGCGGCGCGGTGATTGCCATGCACGACAGCTTTACACCCCTGGGCGGCATGGTGCCGATGGTGCTGATGCAGATGGGCGAGGTGGTGTTTGGCGGCGTGGGCTCGGGCCTGTACGGCATGCTGGTGTTCGCCATCATGGCCGTGTTCATTGCCGGGCTGATGATTGGCCGCACGCCCGAGTACCTGGGCAAGAAGATCGAGACGCACGAGATGAAGCTCGTCTCCATCGCCATCCTCGTCACGCCCCTGCTGGTGCTGCTGGGCACGGCCGTGGCGGTGATGAGCGAGGCGGGCCGCGCGGGCCTGGCCAACCCAGGCGCGCATGGGTTCAGCGAGGTTCTGTATGCGCTGTCTTCTGCCGCCAACAACAACGGCAGCGCCTTTGCGGGCCTGTCGGCCAACACCCCCTTCTACAACGTGCTGCTGGCCATGGCCATGTGGCTGGGGCGTTTTGGCGTGATCGTGCCGGTGCTGGCCATGGCCGGGTCCCTCGCCGCCAAGAAGCGCGCCACTGCCACCGACGGCACCTTGCCCACCCACGGCCCGCTGTTTGTGGCGCTGCTGGCGGGCGTGGTGCTGCTGGTGGGCTTGCTGAACTATGTGCCCGCCCTCGCGCTGGGCCCGGTGGTTGAGCACTTAGGCGTCATGGCTCGGGCATTCGTTGAGTAA